From a region of the Bradysia coprophila strain Holo2 chromosome X unlocalized genomic scaffold, BU_Bcop_v1 contig_173, whole genome shotgun sequence genome:
- the LOC119068162 gene encoding putative uncharacterized protein DDB_G0271606 isoform X1 — MNLIFLVGLLTTVALVSQTAALPDKNDVDDKSPSVVSRLDPVLRKALLQALSNLERNSSEDESGDAEETTLTTISDEILEESTTSDQTPAVQYHSYVVDANNETGTTNDDTEIIQTIIVKAPRPTVSSSLDVDEVSEQSDNDVIIKFDKLDPVKESDIRVETVQVARSVSPSDKANEINGDADDENINEKSITKQLKKVTTYKPTTTTTTTTTTEAPTHNEDGENIEHVKENDVKIYQAPLVTAFTIQQDGNGLPKNVIPLYKQDVVPASMSLPVEQFSFSSHSSNQNFQNVQSNRNTNPAPAFSIQTSHQPQPPVFNANTYSFLEQKQKQLEQQIVFLQEQQRKQEELFRQQQSYQDQQALQRQAQLLLEQRLRIEEDYRLRQQKYEQELKAYKEKQQVQLQARFNQPSVVVEGQTTPNTQADSVKEAPLDQAQITQQQLQTQQQLPAQQQLPAQQQAPTQQQIHTQQQFPEHQHLPVQQPPQPFAPESNQQNVQVQHQTVTEVQNQQHLQVQPLQQHREQDIELQRQIERQNEEYRIKTLKYEEELKTYRQKIQAQQYAEQQSQQQQQQLFSRQQLPFLPAQQFAPAQQIFTQGLPQQQQPVRFNNNQPQFRTNVQIVPSVQFQSFQVPTQQMLPIREAQTFRSRSQSEFQQQTNIPQLSPVQELPQRSFQQFHTSGPVIQNSNIDPVIAAPPDAIQRNRVFRQESDTANFFNNNNRITLNPVNNNADNYLQSLLFQSGISGRQNEDLNIITKVLALNHGIQQSPNDQQQIRFPRRENV; from the coding sequence ATCTTTCTGGTCGGTCTTTTGACTACTGTGGCGCTGGTTTCACAAACAGCAGCTCTTCCCGATAAAAATGATGTTGATGATAAGTCGCCATCGGTAGTAAGCCGATTGGATCCGGTACTACGAAAAGCCTTATTGCAAGCCTTAAGTAATTTAGAACGGAATTCATCAGAGGATGAAAGTGGCGATGCTGAAGAAACCACTCTCACTACGATCAGCGATGAAATCTTAGAAGAAAGCACTACATCGGATCAAACGCCAGCCGTTCAATATCATTCGTACGTAGTCGATGCCAACAACGAAACAGGAACGACCAACGATGACACCGAAATCATTCAGACAATTATTGTTAAAGCACCTCGACCAACTGTTTCATCATCTTTGGATGTAGATGAAGTCAGCGAACAGAGCGATAACGATGTCATTATCAAATTCGATAAATTGGATCCAGTTAAAGAAAGTGATATTCGTGTCGAAACAGTACAAGTTGCTCGAAGTGTATCGCCGTCAGACAAAGCAAACGAAATAAACGGTGATGCAgatgatgaaaatattaacgaaaaatcgatcacTAAACAATTGAAGAAAGTGACCACGTATAAGCCAACTACAACCACGACCACAACAACGACAACTGAAGCACCGACTCACAATGAAGATGGTGAAAATATTGAGCATGTTAAAGAAAATGACGTAAAAATCTACCAAGCACCGTTGGTCACGGCCTTTACCATTCAGCAAGATGGAAATGGACTACCGAAAAATGTGATTCCATTATATAAGCAGGACGTAGTTCCAGCTAGCATGTCATTGCCAGTCGAACAATTTTCGTTCTCATCTCATTCTTCCAATCAAAACTTCCAAAATGTTCAATCAAACCGTAACACCAATCCAGCTCCTGCATTTTCGATTCAAACCTCCCATCAACCCCAACCGCCCGTTTTCAATGCCAACACCTATTCGTTCTTGGAACAAAAGCAAAAACAGCTTGAACAACAAATCGTTTTCTTGCAGGAACAACAGAGAAAACAGGAGGAATTATTTAGACAACAACAATCTTACCAAGATCAGCAAGCACTTCAACGACAAGCTCAACTGTTATTGGAACAACGTTTGCGAATCGAAGAGGATTATCGTTTGAGACAGCAAAAATATGAACAGGAGTTGAAAGCTTACAAAGAAAAGCAACAAGTTCAATTACAGGCAAGATTCAATCAGCCTTCTGTTGTTGTAGAGGGACAGACTACGCCAAATACTCAAGCGGATAGTGTGAAGGAAGCACCACTTGACCAAGCTCAAATTACTCAACAACAATTACAGACCCAGCAACAACTTCCCGCACAGCAGCAACTTCCTGCACAGCAACAGGCTCCTacacaacaacaaattcaTACACAGCAACAATTTCCCGAGCACCAACACCTCCCCGTACAACAACCACCGCAGCCTTTTGCGCCAGAATCAAATCAGCAAAACGTTCAAGTTCAACATCAAACAGTCACTGAGGTACAAAATCAGCAACATCTTCAAGTGCAGCCCTTACAACAACACCGTGAACAAGATATTGAACTTCAACGACAAATAGAacgacaaaatgaagaatatcGAATCAAAACATTAAAGTATGAAGAGGAACTGAAAACATACAGACAGAAGATCCAGGCTCAACAGTATGCTGAACAACAGtctcaacaacaacaacaacaactctTCTCTCGGCAACAGCTTCCATTCTTACCGGCACAACAATTCGCTCCCGCTCAACAAATATTCACCCAAGGACTACCTCAACAGCAACAACCGGTCCGATTCAATAACAATCAACCACAATTCCGAACAAACGTTCAAATCGTGCCAAGCGTGCAGTTCCAATCGTTCCAGGTTCCTACTCAACAAATGCTGCCGATCCGCGAAGCACAGACCTTCCGATCTCGTTCTCAAAGCGAATTCCagcaacaaacaaacattccCCAACTATCCCCCGTCCAGGAACTTCCACAAAGATCCTTCCAGCAATTCCACACATCCGGTCCAgtcattcaaaattcaaacatcGATCCAGTCATTGCAGCACCACCAGACGCCATCCAACGAAACCGAGTCTTTCGTCAAGAATCGGACACAgccaattttttcaacaacaacaaccgaaTTACTCTCAATCCGGTAAACAACAATGCCGACAATTATTTGCAGAGCTTATTGTTCCAATCGGGCATTTCCGGTCGACAGAACGAAGATCTGAACATTATCACCAAGGTGCTGGCTTTAAATCATGGCATTCAACAGTCGCCAAATGATCA
- the LOC119068162 gene encoding putative uncharacterized protein DDB_G0271606 isoform X2: MIFLVGLLTTVALVSQTAALPDKNDVDDKSPSVVSRLDPVLRKALLQALSNLERNSSEDESGDAEETTLTTISDEILEESTTSDQTPAVQYHSYVVDANNETGTTNDDTEIIQTIIVKAPRPTVSSSLDVDEVSEQSDNDVIIKFDKLDPVKESDIRVETVQVARSVSPSDKANEINGDADDENINEKSITKQLKKVTTYKPTTTTTTTTTTEAPTHNEDGENIEHVKENDVKIYQAPLVTAFTIQQDGNGLPKNVIPLYKQDVVPASMSLPVEQFSFSSHSSNQNFQNVQSNRNTNPAPAFSIQTSHQPQPPVFNANTYSFLEQKQKQLEQQIVFLQEQQRKQEELFRQQQSYQDQQALQRQAQLLLEQRLRIEEDYRLRQQKYEQELKAYKEKQQVQLQARFNQPSVVVEGQTTPNTQADSVKEAPLDQAQITQQQLQTQQQLPAQQQLPAQQQAPTQQQIHTQQQFPEHQHLPVQQPPQPFAPESNQQNVQVQHQTVTEVQNQQHLQVQPLQQHREQDIELQRQIERQNEEYRIKTLKYEEELKTYRQKIQAQQYAEQQSQQQQQQLFSRQQLPFLPAQQFAPAQQIFTQGLPQQQQPVRFNNNQPQFRTNVQIVPSVQFQSFQVPTQQMLPIREAQTFRSRSQSEFQQQTNIPQLSPVQELPQRSFQQFHTSGPVIQNSNIDPVIAAPPDAIQRNRVFRQESDTANFFNNNNRITLNPVNNNADNYLQSLLFQSGISGRQNEDLNIITKVLALNHGIQQSPNDQQQIRFPRRENV; this comes from the coding sequence ATCTTTCTGGTCGGTCTTTTGACTACTGTGGCGCTGGTTTCACAAACAGCAGCTCTTCCCGATAAAAATGATGTTGATGATAAGTCGCCATCGGTAGTAAGCCGATTGGATCCGGTACTACGAAAAGCCTTATTGCAAGCCTTAAGTAATTTAGAACGGAATTCATCAGAGGATGAAAGTGGCGATGCTGAAGAAACCACTCTCACTACGATCAGCGATGAAATCTTAGAAGAAAGCACTACATCGGATCAAACGCCAGCCGTTCAATATCATTCGTACGTAGTCGATGCCAACAACGAAACAGGAACGACCAACGATGACACCGAAATCATTCAGACAATTATTGTTAAAGCACCTCGACCAACTGTTTCATCATCTTTGGATGTAGATGAAGTCAGCGAACAGAGCGATAACGATGTCATTATCAAATTCGATAAATTGGATCCAGTTAAAGAAAGTGATATTCGTGTCGAAACAGTACAAGTTGCTCGAAGTGTATCGCCGTCAGACAAAGCAAACGAAATAAACGGTGATGCAgatgatgaaaatattaacgaaaaatcgatcacTAAACAATTGAAGAAAGTGACCACGTATAAGCCAACTACAACCACGACCACAACAACGACAACTGAAGCACCGACTCACAATGAAGATGGTGAAAATATTGAGCATGTTAAAGAAAATGACGTAAAAATCTACCAAGCACCGTTGGTCACGGCCTTTACCATTCAGCAAGATGGAAATGGACTACCGAAAAATGTGATTCCATTATATAAGCAGGACGTAGTTCCAGCTAGCATGTCATTGCCAGTCGAACAATTTTCGTTCTCATCTCATTCTTCCAATCAAAACTTCCAAAATGTTCAATCAAACCGTAACACCAATCCAGCTCCTGCATTTTCGATTCAAACCTCCCATCAACCCCAACCGCCCGTTTTCAATGCCAACACCTATTCGTTCTTGGAACAAAAGCAAAAACAGCTTGAACAACAAATCGTTTTCTTGCAGGAACAACAGAGAAAACAGGAGGAATTATTTAGACAACAACAATCTTACCAAGATCAGCAAGCACTTCAACGACAAGCTCAACTGTTATTGGAACAACGTTTGCGAATCGAAGAGGATTATCGTTTGAGACAGCAAAAATATGAACAGGAGTTGAAAGCTTACAAAGAAAAGCAACAAGTTCAATTACAGGCAAGATTCAATCAGCCTTCTGTTGTTGTAGAGGGACAGACTACGCCAAATACTCAAGCGGATAGTGTGAAGGAAGCACCACTTGACCAAGCTCAAATTACTCAACAACAATTACAGACCCAGCAACAACTTCCCGCACAGCAGCAACTTCCTGCACAGCAACAGGCTCCTacacaacaacaaattcaTACACAGCAACAATTTCCCGAGCACCAACACCTCCCCGTACAACAACCACCGCAGCCTTTTGCGCCAGAATCAAATCAGCAAAACGTTCAAGTTCAACATCAAACAGTCACTGAGGTACAAAATCAGCAACATCTTCAAGTGCAGCCCTTACAACAACACCGTGAACAAGATATTGAACTTCAACGACAAATAGAacgacaaaatgaagaatatcGAATCAAAACATTAAAGTATGAAGAGGAACTGAAAACATACAGACAGAAGATCCAGGCTCAACAGTATGCTGAACAACAGtctcaacaacaacaacaacaactctTCTCTCGGCAACAGCTTCCATTCTTACCGGCACAACAATTCGCTCCCGCTCAACAAATATTCACCCAAGGACTACCTCAACAGCAACAACCGGTCCGATTCAATAACAATCAACCACAATTCCGAACAAACGTTCAAATCGTGCCAAGCGTGCAGTTCCAATCGTTCCAGGTTCCTACTCAACAAATGCTGCCGATCCGCGAAGCACAGACCTTCCGATCTCGTTCTCAAAGCGAATTCCagcaacaaacaaacattccCCAACTATCCCCCGTCCAGGAACTTCCACAAAGATCCTTCCAGCAATTCCACACATCCGGTCCAgtcattcaaaattcaaacatcGATCCAGTCATTGCAGCACCACCAGACGCCATCCAACGAAACCGAGTCTTTCGTCAAGAATCGGACACAgccaattttttcaacaacaacaaccgaaTTACTCTCAATCCGGTAAACAACAATGCCGACAATTATTTGCAGAGCTTATTGTTCCAATCGGGCATTTCCGGTCGACAGAACGAAGATCTGAACATTATCACCAAGGTGCTGGCTTTAAATCATGGCATTCAACAGTCGCCAAATGATCA